The proteins below are encoded in one region of Salmo salar chromosome ssa02, Ssal_v3.1, whole genome shotgun sequence:
- the LOC106584151 gene encoding prolactin regulatory element-binding protein isoform X1, which produces MGKWRMPDLYRAPFPLYTIKVDPKTGWVIIAGGGGASKTGIKNAVHFLGLELVGDQHCATLVHSHDTDTRATMNLAIGGDVIAAGQDGRCSLMRFRQRQTRGKAAAKDAGGGSEQGAARRRAGKGGKGSEGAAAARGNVSEMKDNTTQISVDTFGEVQSDLNPQDPLQKCVRFSPDLSLLLTGGTDGHIRVWEYPSLKEKLDFKAHEGEIEDFDISPNNKQLVTVGRDFACSIWSGNQLAMSLCWHEKMPQIAAKSYRYMSCRFGKVEDQKDTLRLYTVQIPHKRDRKPPQCYLSKWDGQNFLPMLTNPCGTEVISTLAVSDSGTFLGLGTVTGSVAIYIAFSLQKLYYVQESHGIVVTDLAFLPDTPKGQSLKGNNEAAMLSVAVDCRCQMHTVRNRRSFPIWLVLFFCGLMVVGAVLLLQHLFPGFI; this is translated from the exons ATGGGCAAATGGAGGATGCCAGACCTGTATAGGGCCCCCTTCCCCCTCTACACAATCAAAGTCGACCCCAAAACAGGATGGGTGATCATTGCAGGAGGGGGAGGCGCTTCCAAGACGGGCATAAAGAATGCAGTG CACTTCCTGGGTTTGGAGTTGGTAGGAGACCAGCACTGTGCCACCCTGGTGCACTCTCATGACACAGACACGCGTGCCACTATGAACCTGGCAATAGGCGGGGATGTGATCGCCGCAGGGCAGGACGGCAGATGCAGCCTCATGCGCTTCAGACAACGCCAGACCAGGGGAAAGGCCGCAGCCAAAGACG CAGGGGGTGGCAGTGAGCAGGGCGCAGCTAGGAGACGAGCTGGGAAAGGGGGTAAGGGTAGTGAGGGAGCTGCTGCTGCTAGGGGCAATGTGTCCGAGATGAAGGATAACACCACCCAGATCTCTGTTGACACGTTTGGGGAGGTGCAGTCGGACCTCAACCCCCAGGACCCCCTCCAGAAGTGTGTGAGGTTCAGTCCTGATCTCAGCCTCCTACTGACTGGCGGAACAGACGGACACATCAGAGTGTGGGAG tacccctccttaaAAGAGAAGTTGGACTTCAAAGCCCATGAGGGGGAAATTGAAGACTTCGACATCAGTCCGAATAACAAG CAACTTGTGACGGTGGGCCGGGACTTTGCCTGCAGTATATGGAGTGGCAACCAACTGGCCATGAGCCTCTGTTGGCATGAGAAGATGCCTCAGATAGCAGCAAAGTCATACCGCTATATGTCTTGCAG GTTTGGAAAAGTCGAGGACCAGAAAGACACCCTGAGGCTCTACACTGTCCAGATCCCCCACAAACGAGACAGAAAACCTCCACAATGCTACCTCTCTAAATGGGACGGCCAGAACTTCCTACCCATGCTGACGAACCCCTGCGGCACTGAGGTCATCTCCACCCTAGCTGTCAG TGACTCTGGAACCTTTCTTGGCCTTGGGACAGTGACGGGATCAGTAGCAATCTATATCGCCTTTTCACTAcag AAGTTGTACTATGTGCAGGAGTCCCACGGCATTGTGGTGACCGATCTGGCCTTCCTGCCTGACACTCCCAAAGGCCAGAGCCTCAAAGGGAACAACGAGGCAGCCATGTTGAGTGTGGCTGTGGACTGCCGCTGTCAGATGCACACTGTACGCAACCGAA GATCCTTCCCTATCTGGCTGGTGCTGTTCTTCTGTGGCCTCATGGTGGTGGGAGCCGTCCTGCTCCTGCAGCACCTCTTCCCAGGATTCATTTAG
- the LOC106584151 gene encoding prolactin regulatory element-binding protein isoform X2, translating into MGKWRMPDLYRAPFPLYTIKVDPKTGWVIIAGGGGASKTGIKNAVHFLGLELVGDQHCATLVHSHDTDTRATMNLAIGGDVIAAGQDGRCSLMRFRQRQTRGKAAAKDGGGSEQGAARRRAGKGGKGSEGAAAARGNVSEMKDNTTQISVDTFGEVQSDLNPQDPLQKCVRFSPDLSLLLTGGTDGHIRVWEYPSLKEKLDFKAHEGEIEDFDISPNNKQLVTVGRDFACSIWSGNQLAMSLCWHEKMPQIAAKSYRYMSCRFGKVEDQKDTLRLYTVQIPHKRDRKPPQCYLSKWDGQNFLPMLTNPCGTEVISTLAVSDSGTFLGLGTVTGSVAIYIAFSLQKLYYVQESHGIVVTDLAFLPDTPKGQSLKGNNEAAMLSVAVDCRCQMHTVRNRRSFPIWLVLFFCGLMVVGAVLLLQHLFPGFI; encoded by the exons ATGGGCAAATGGAGGATGCCAGACCTGTATAGGGCCCCCTTCCCCCTCTACACAATCAAAGTCGACCCCAAAACAGGATGGGTGATCATTGCAGGAGGGGGAGGCGCTTCCAAGACGGGCATAAAGAATGCAGTG CACTTCCTGGGTTTGGAGTTGGTAGGAGACCAGCACTGTGCCACCCTGGTGCACTCTCATGACACAGACACGCGTGCCACTATGAACCTGGCAATAGGCGGGGATGTGATCGCCGCAGGGCAGGACGGCAGATGCAGCCTCATGCGCTTCAGACAACGCCAGACCAGGGGAAAGGCCGCAGCCAAAGACG GGGGTGGCAGTGAGCAGGGCGCAGCTAGGAGACGAGCTGGGAAAGGGGGTAAGGGTAGTGAGGGAGCTGCTGCTGCTAGGGGCAATGTGTCCGAGATGAAGGATAACACCACCCAGATCTCTGTTGACACGTTTGGGGAGGTGCAGTCGGACCTCAACCCCCAGGACCCCCTCCAGAAGTGTGTGAGGTTCAGTCCTGATCTCAGCCTCCTACTGACTGGCGGAACAGACGGACACATCAGAGTGTGGGAG tacccctccttaaAAGAGAAGTTGGACTTCAAAGCCCATGAGGGGGAAATTGAAGACTTCGACATCAGTCCGAATAACAAG CAACTTGTGACGGTGGGCCGGGACTTTGCCTGCAGTATATGGAGTGGCAACCAACTGGCCATGAGCCTCTGTTGGCATGAGAAGATGCCTCAGATAGCAGCAAAGTCATACCGCTATATGTCTTGCAG GTTTGGAAAAGTCGAGGACCAGAAAGACACCCTGAGGCTCTACACTGTCCAGATCCCCCACAAACGAGACAGAAAACCTCCACAATGCTACCTCTCTAAATGGGACGGCCAGAACTTCCTACCCATGCTGACGAACCCCTGCGGCACTGAGGTCATCTCCACCCTAGCTGTCAG TGACTCTGGAACCTTTCTTGGCCTTGGGACAGTGACGGGATCAGTAGCAATCTATATCGCCTTTTCACTAcag AAGTTGTACTATGTGCAGGAGTCCCACGGCATTGTGGTGACCGATCTGGCCTTCCTGCCTGACACTCCCAAAGGCCAGAGCCTCAAAGGGAACAACGAGGCAGCCATGTTGAGTGTGGCTGTGGACTGCCGCTGTCAGATGCACACTGTACGCAACCGAA GATCCTTCCCTATCTGGCTGGTGCTGTTCTTCTGTGGCCTCATGGTGGTGGGAGCCGTCCTGCTCCTGCAGCACCTCTTCCCAGGATTCATTTAG